TACCGTCGCCGGGAGCGCGTTCCTGCTGGGAGTGAGAGGTGTCGATCGCGCAGAGCGCGATGAGTTTTGAGGGAACCGGCGGTCTGAGTGTGTGAGTGACCAACCACTGAGCACGAGCTGATCGAGCGGTGGACGCCGATCGGTGAGAGCTCATGCAAGTGCCCACTTGGGGCGTTGGGCCCGCGCTGGGACCGTCCCGGCGCGGGAACAAACACATGGAGGCATCTGATGCGGAAGTTGATTCTGGGTTTTTACGTCTCGCTCGACGGCAAAAGCGCTGACGGGGACAACGGAATCCGGGACGTCATGATGAGCATCGACGACCCCGAGCAGGAAAAGTACTTCGTCAGCCGGCTGTGGGAGGCCGGCGCCTTCCTCATGGGCCGCAACACCTACGAGATCATGGCCGGATACTGGCCCACCTCCGACCACCCTTCTGCCAAGGCCATGAACGAGATCCCCAAGGTCGTGTTCTCCCGCACCCTGACGTCGGCCGACGACTGGCCCGAGACCCGGATCGCCGGCGGTGACACGGCGGAGGAGGTCGCCAAGCTGAAGGCCGAGCCCGGCAAGGACCTCGTCGCCGCCGGCGGCACCGCGTTCATGCACTCCCTGATCAAGCTCGGCGTGGTCGACGAGTACCGGCTGTGGGTGCTGCCCGCCGTCACCGGCAAGGGTGCGCCGCTGTTCCCCGAGTTGGATCAGGCCGTGAACCTGCGCTTGGTGAAAAGCACGGCCTTTCCGTCCGGAATCCTCGAACTGGTGTACGTGCCGGCCGACAAGTAGGCCCCGGCAAGCGACGCGCACTCACGGCGGCACCGGGGGTGGGCGCCTACCCATCCCCCGCTGTTGTTCGGTTCTCAGGCGAGGTCGTACCGGCCGCTGGTCCTGTCGTCGGCGTTCGCTCGCGAGTGATCGCCTCAGTAGAGGCGCCACGGCGTCAGGCCGTTCCGGGGGCGCTGGCGGTGCGATCCGGTGGGTGGCGATCTGCAAGGTCAGAGCCGCGGCACTGCAGCGGCCCGCGACAGGGCGGTCGAGCCGTCCTCGGGCCTCTGGCCCACGTCAGCGACGCGAGGGCATCACGGTCAAAATCCAGGGACGTGTGGCACCGTCCGGCGACCAGCGGGCCGGCGTAAGCGCTGTCGCCCCAGAGCAGAGTGAGCTGTGGTGCAGCATCCGCAGCCGCGCCAGCGCCTCCCGGCCCGCCCGCAGCCGGACGGCGCGATGGAGCTCATCGCGGATCCGGTTGAAGACCCCGGCCCTCGTCCAGCGCGCAAAGAAGCCGAAGACGGGCTGGAAACGGCGGGAAATCCGCCGGCAATGCCCTCCATTTCGTGGCGTTGTCATTCACGGACCTGATCGTGTCGATGATGTCGCGGCGATGGTGCTTCTCCGGGCGTCCGCCCTTGGGCGTCTGGCATGCGGGCACCGGGAGCAGGGGCTCGATCAGGGCCCACTCTGCGTCGGAATCGCCGGATCGGCTGATCCGGGTCAGCTCGGTGCGCAGGCGCGAGCGTTCGTAGGGGATCCAGTCGTCGGGGCGAGGATGAGAAGCGGTAGCGGTCGGCATTGGTCCAGATCGGCGGGGTCAGGTGCGCCATCACCGAGACCTCACGGATGTAGAGGATGCCGGCTGCTGGTGCCGGTCGAGACGATCGTGCGGCAGGTCAACGCCTTCCCGCGCGGCTGGTTGGGGTATTTCCGCTACGGAAGCATGCACCCGCGTCTTCGACAAGATCAGAGCCTTTGCACTTGCACGGCTCGCGTTATTCCTCGCCAAGAGGCACAAGCGAAGGCGCACGGGGGGCTGGCTTCAGGCCGTCTGCACCGTGCCGGTGAAGGACGTCGCGGAGCCGTGTGCGGGAGAACCGCACGCTCGGTTCGAAGCGACGGGAGCTGGAAACGGAGCCAAGAACCTGGTCATGGCCACCGGGGGTGACACACACCCGTCCGAGAAACCGGCGGCATTGAAGGTCTCAGGCCCTACCACCAGGAGAAACTACCGCGCCAGCTCCCGACCGTACCGCAATCGATATGTCCGGCAATTGCCCGGTCAGTGCCCTTTGATTCAGTGGCCTTCCTACGCATAATTTTCGGTACCAGGCCAAGAGCCACGAAATGGCGTAAACGCGTCGATTCTTCATAGGCGCAGAAGGAAAGGGAGTAGTCGTGGTCAAAATATCTTCACGGCCATCGTACTGACAGTCGGACTCGGGTTCGCATTGGCGGGAACCGCCAATGCGACGACGCAAGCTGTCCTCGCAATAGCGCCTGACAGCAACGCCTCGATAATGAACTTCTGGTACAAGCATATAGCTGATCAAATGAGCCATCCTGCAGACTCACCGGCCATGATCTGCACGTCTATGTGGACTGACCCACAGATGCCGTTCAAGGCGAGACATCCAGCATATACCGGGCACGTAACTCTTTCCCGCCGCGCTCCCGACGCTCGCCATACAGATGGAACCGTGATCGTCAGGGGCGGGAAGGTCTGGAGCCAAAGAGACCACGGAGCTCATCTCCGCTCGAATGCCGTCCCGGCGGCTTCTGATGATCTACCCACAGGTCGCGAGCAAGGCTCAGATCACCAAGGAAGAAATGGAATGCACCAGCGGCTCACCACAATCGTTGGCACATTGGCCGGCGCCCTGGTAATTCTGTTCGGCTTCGGCGCCCCGCCCACGCACAGCCGCAGGCCGGTCCGGACAAGGTCTCGGCCACCTGCTGGGAAAACACCTGCGCGGGGAAGGACCCCAACGCCACAGGGTGCTCCGCCGACATGCAGAGCCCGGCCGGCGCCAAAACCCAGGACCGCGAGCGTCTTCGACGGGTATGCGTGTTCCGCCTGCACCGTGATGATGAGCAGGGTCGGAAAGGCCGTCCGGGCATATTCCCACATGTTGAACCTGTACTGCACGCGTTGGCTCTAGCCCACGGTCCGCTGGAGGGGTGGCCGCCCGAGCGGGTCGGTTGAAACGTGCATCCGACTCAGATGGATATCACGCCGCGAAAAGCAGCACATGAAAGGTGGCTACAATGTCGAAAACTCGGCGACACTTGACTCCGCTGGCGATCATCGCGGCGGCCATGACCGTCGGCCTGACCCAGGCCGCATCGCCCGTGGCCGCCTCACCCCCGACCGCATCGCACACGGCTCCGGTAAGCCCTCCGGTGACCTCGCCCCAGTTGGTCGGGCTCTACGAACTGGCCACCCCGATCGACGGTTACTTCTACACCGCAAGCGTGGCCGAGCGGGACACGATGATCCGTGACCACGGCTTCAGATTCGTCGGCCAGGTGTATTCCATTTCCCGGACGACTTTCCCTGGCAGCACGGGACTTCACCGCCTGCGGGCCGCCGACCGGGACGCCTACTTGCTGGCGCTGCCGGATGAGGCGGACGCTCTCCAGGCCGGCGGCACGTTCGTGGACCAGGGCGTGGTGGGCTATATCGACGAGGATCCGGATGAATGGTCATCCAGGCTGTCCGCCGGCGGAAAGCTCGCCGCTGTATTCCGGATCAGCAAGGCGGGCGTATGGCGTGTGGTGAACACGCGTCTGATGGATCAGCTCTGCCTTGAGCCAGGGGCGACGTGGACTCTTGACGGTCTGCTGGCCAGCGTCTGGTCCCCCGACGGAGCGTGAACGCACTCATCTCACCTTCAGTGGGATATGGCGCTGACAATCCATGGGTCGGCGGGTGTGCGGTACGTCGATCGAGCCGCCTATATCCTCGCGCTGCCGGATGAGGCGATCGCTCTCCAGGATAGCGGCGCCTTCTTGAACGAAGGCGTACTGGGCTATGTCGACGAAGACGAAAAATCCGGCCCACCCCGGCCTGTCCGATGCGGTCTCGTAGAGGACGGGCATCTCCACAACGCTTCTATTCCTGACCCTGATCAGGCGTCCGGCCGGATCGGGGCCGGGGAGTCATGTCTGCCCAATTTCATCTCGTCGGAAAGAGAAGAGTCATGCCCATCAGGCAATCGATCTCGGCCATCACAGCCGTCGTACTGCTGGTTCTGGGTTTATCCGGGACGGCGAGCGCGTCTGCGGCACAGCCGGACATCGACACGACCGAGGAGACGGTGTCGGTCACCGGTGACGTGCCGCCGCCACCCCCGCCGCCGATGACGAAGGACGGGGTGCAACTCCAAGGCTCCTGGATCGGGCCCTACACGTTCCGGAACCTCAATAGCGGTAGGTGCCTGGACATTCTGGGCGCGTCCAAGGAGAGGGGCGCGCCGGCGGTGCAATATCGGTGCGTAGCCGGCGGGCGATCGCAGATGTGGTACCTCTGGCACACCGAAGGCGACGGCTTCATCGATTTCCACCTCATCGGCAACTCCTGGAGCGGGAAGTGCATCATGGAATGGAACGCCAATCGCCAGGCGCTGGTCAAGCAGATCGAGTGCAACACGTACGTGCCCGCCATGGTGTGGAGCAACACCGCGGACTACCCTCAATTTCAGCAGAACGATGAGTCCAATTTCTGCATGGAAGTCCAAGGCGGATCGCTGGACGACTTCGCCGCGATCGTCACTTGGGACTGCCATCACCAAGCCCACCAGGTTTGGCTCCGCTACAACGCCTGAGCGGTCGTGTCCCGCATCGTTCACGGCGGTTCCCGCGACCGCCGAACCGACCCGACCACCGGCTGAGAAGGACCTCGCGATCCCAGTCGCGAAATCCGTCGCGCCCGAGAGCGTCGATGCGGGCAAGTGAGGCGAGGTGCTGGGCAGTGGCCGGGAGAAGTCGTCCGACCGGGCGGTGACCACTGCGGGCGACGCCACCGGTTCTCATGTGCTGGCCAATGCCAGGGACGGGTATCGGTGGCGGACGGCGGCCTCGCTGCCGGAACCGGGCTTCGGCACCGACCCATGGATCGGCAACGTCTGCGTGACGGCCTCCGGGGATCGGGCGGTGATCGTCTACGCGCCGCGTACCTCCACCAACAAGAGCGAGCCGGCCGAGCGGGGCGGGTTCACCGCGATCGTGGACCCCGGTGCTGCACTTGCACGCCAGGGATCCGCGGGTGCCGCCCGCCGATCAGAGCACTCCGCGGCAGGTGGCATGCCGGCGTATTCGCCGCACAGCCTGTTTCCGTTGAAGGCGCTGGACGGCGGCGGGCAGGTCCCCGCGCAGATCATGATGGGAGTCGCGGTGCAGGAGCCCAACACCTGGCAAGCGGCCCGCTTCGCCGTCCCGGGGTGACCGCGAATCCGCTGATCGACAACTACTTCGGCATCGACTACTACAACGACGAAGACGAAGGCGACGACTGGACGATCAACTGGGCCGAGGCCGACTGCGGTTACGGCATCATGCAGATCACCTACGGCATGTGCCTGGCCGGTAAGCAGAAGCCCCCGCCTTCTGCTGTGGGTGCAGGCGCGCGAGGCGGTGGTGGTGGGGTCGGTACTGGAGGAACTGGCGCGGCAGCAAGCCGAAGCCTGCCAGCGGATCGAGGCA
The Nonomuraea helvata genome window above contains:
- a CDS encoding dihydrofolate reductase family protein, with product MRKLILGFYVSLDGKSADGDNGIRDVMMSIDDPEQEKYFVSRLWEAGAFLMGRNTYEIMAGYWPTSDHPSAKAMNEIPKVVFSRTLTSADDWPETRIAGGDTAEEVAKLKAEPGKDLVAAGGTAFMHSLIKLGVVDEYRLWVLPAVTGKGAPLFPELDQAVNLRLVKSTAFPSGILELVYVPADK
- a CDS encoding transposase; its protein translation is MPTATASHPRPDDWIPYERSRLRTELTRISRSGDSDAEWALIEPLLPVPACQTPKGGRPEKHHRRDIIDTIRSVNDNATKWRALPADFPPFPARLRLLCALDEGRGLQPDPR
- a CDS encoding RICIN domain-containing protein gives rise to the protein MPIRQSISAITAVVLLVLGLSGTASASAAQPDIDTTEETVSVTGDVPPPPPPPMTKDGVQLQGSWIGPYTFRNLNSGRCLDILGASKERGAPAVQYRCVAGGRSQMWYLWHTEGDGFIDFHLIGNSWSGKCIMEWNANRQALVKQIECNTYVPAMVWSNTADYPQFQQNDESNFCMEVQGGSLDDFAAIVTWDCHHQAHQVWLRYNA